The proteins below are encoded in one region of Clostridium estertheticum:
- the tuf gene encoding elongation factor Tu produces the protein MAKAKFERTKPHVNIGTIGHVDHGKTTLTAAITAVLATKGLAEVSRFDQIDKAPEERERGITINTSHVEYETENRHYAHVDCPGHADYVKNMITGAAQMDGAILVVSAADGPMPQTREHILLASRVGVGYIVVFLNKADMVDDPELLELVEMEVRELLSEYDFPGDDIPIVTGSALKALENPTDPEASKCILELMEAVDSYIPTPERATDKAFLMPVEDVFTITGRGTVATGRVETGILKVGEEVEIVGLSEDKRKVVCTGVEMFRKLLDQAMAGDNIGALLRGVQRADIQRGQVLAKPGSIHPHAKFVGQVYVLKKEEGGRHTPFFDGYRPQFYFRTTDVTGSIKLPDGMEMVMPGDHIDMNVELITQVAMDEGLRFAIREGGRTVGSGVVTSIVK, from the coding sequence ATGGCAAAGGCAAAGTTTGAAAGAACCAAACCACATGTAAACATAGGAACAATAGGGCACGTAGATCACGGCAAGACAACATTAACAGCTGCAATAACTGCTGTACTTGCAACTAAAGGATTAGCAGAAGTATCAAGATTCGACCAAATTGATAAAGCACCAGAGGAAAGAGAAAGAGGAATAACAATTAATACATCACATGTTGAATATGAAACAGAAAATAGACATTATGCACATGTTGATTGCCCAGGACATGCAGATTATGTAAAGAACATGATTACAGGAGCAGCACAAATGGATGGAGCAATCCTAGTTGTTAGTGCAGCAGATGGTCCAATGCCTCAAACAAGAGAACATATATTACTTGCAAGCAGAGTTGGAGTAGGTTATATAGTAGTATTCTTAAACAAAGCAGATATGGTAGATGATCCAGAATTATTAGAACTTGTTGAAATGGAAGTAAGAGAACTATTAAGTGAGTATGACTTCCCAGGTGATGATATTCCAATTGTAACAGGATCAGCATTAAAAGCATTAGAAAATCCAACAGATCCAGAAGCATCAAAATGCATATTAGAATTAATGGAAGCTGTAGATAGTTACATTCCAACACCTGAAAGAGCTACAGATAAAGCATTCTTAATGCCAGTAGAAGATGTATTCACAATCACAGGTAGAGGAACAGTTGCTACAGGAAGAGTTGAAACTGGGATACTTAAGGTTGGAGAAGAAGTAGAAATAGTTGGACTTAGCGAAGATAAAAGAAAAGTTGTATGTACAGGAGTTGAAATGTTCAGAAAACTTCTAGATCAAGCAATGGCTGGAGACAACATTGGAGCATTATTAAGAGGAGTTCAAAGAGCTGACATTCAAAGAGGTCAAGTACTTGCAAAACCAGGTTCAATACATCCACATGCAAAATTTGTAGGGCAAGTATATGTACTTAAAAAAGAAGAAGGCGGAAGACATACACCATTCTTCGACGGATACAGACCACAATTTTATTTTAGAACAACAGATGTAACAGGATCAATAAAATTACCAGACGGAATGGAAATGGTAATGCCAGGAGATCACATAGACATGAATGTAGAATTAATCACTCAAGTAGCAATGGATGAGGGATTAAGATTTGCAATCAGAGAAGGTGGAAGAACAGTAGGTTCTGGAGTTGTTACTTCAATAGTTAAATAG
- the rpsJ gene encoding 30S ribosomal protein S10 yields the protein MIKQKIRIRLKAFDHNILDQSAEKIVQTAKSTGAKVAGPVPLPTEKDVITVLRAPHKYKDSREQFEIRTHKRLIDIISPSPKTVDALMRLDLPAGVDIEIKL from the coding sequence ATGATAAAGCAAAAAATTAGAATTAGATTAAAGGCTTTTGATCATAATATATTAGATCAATCAGCTGAGAAAATTGTTCAAACTGCTAAAAGTACAGGAGCTAAAGTAGCTGGTCCAGTACCACTACCTACAGAAAAAGATGTAATTACAGTATTAAGGGCTCCACATAAATATAAAGATTCGAGAGAACAATTCGAAATAAGAACTCATAAGAGGCTAATAGATATCATTAGTCCATCACCTAAAACTGTTGATGCTCTAATGAGACTCGACTTACCAGCTGGTGTTGATATCGAAATAAAACTATAA
- the rplC gene encoding 50S ribosomal protein L3, with protein MKKGIMGKKLGMTQIFDENRKVVPVTVVEAGPCVVVQIKTVENDGYSAIKVGFGDIREKLVNKPMQGQFAKAGTSLRRFVKEFRMEDTSAYEVGQEFKADIFAAGDKIDVSGISKGKGFQGCIKRWNQHTGPMSHGSKFKRAVGSMGASSDPSKTFKNKRMPGHMGNVSRTVLNLVIVKVMPEKNIILIKGGIPGPNKGTVVIRNAVKA; from the coding sequence ATGAAAAAAGGTATAATGGGTAAAAAACTTGGTATGACTCAAATATTTGATGAGAATAGAAAAGTTGTTCCAGTAACAGTTGTTGAAGCAGGTCCATGTGTTGTTGTTCAAATAAAAACTGTTGAAAATGATGGTTATAGTGCAATTAAAGTTGGTTTTGGTGACATAAGAGAAAAGTTAGTTAACAAACCAATGCAAGGACAATTTGCTAAAGCAGGTACTTCTTTAAGAAGATTCGTAAAAGAATTTAGAATGGAAGATACAAGTGCTTATGAAGTAGGTCAAGAGTTTAAGGCTGATATATTCGCAGCTGGAGATAAAATTGACGTATCAGGAATATCTAAAGGTAAGGGATTCCAAGGTTGTATTAAAAGATGGAATCAGCACACAGGACCAATGAGTCATGGTTCTAAATTTAAAAGAGCAGTTGGATCAATGGGAGCATCTTCTGATCCATCAAAAACGTTTAAAAATAAACGTATGCCAGGTCATATGGGTAATGTTAGTAGAACAGTATTAAACCTTGTAATAGTTAAAGTAATGCCTGAAAAGAACATTATATTAATTAAAGGTGGTATTCCAGGACCAAACAAAGGTACAGTTGTAATAAGAAATGCTGTTAAAGCGTAA
- the rplD gene encoding 50S ribosomal protein L4 — translation MLTLDLFNKQAQKVGDIQLNESIFGVEINADAMHQVVVAQLANKRQGTQSAKTRAEVRGGGIKPWRQKGTGRARQGSIRAPQWIHGGIVFAPKPRDYRMSVPKSMRRVAFKSALSAKVAENEMIVIDSLEFDSPKTKAMLEVLKAFDAKKTLIVVETSDENVYKSGRNIPGVQVTPVNNLNVYDILKYEKFIVTKDAVSKIEEVYI, via the coding sequence ATGCTTACATTAGATTTATTTAATAAACAAGCACAAAAAGTTGGAGACATTCAGTTAAATGAAAGTATATTTGGAGTTGAAATCAATGCAGATGCTATGCATCAAGTTGTTGTTGCACAACTTGCAAATAAAAGACAAGGAACTCAATCAGCTAAAACTAGAGCTGAAGTTCGAGGCGGTGGAATTAAGCCTTGGAGACAAAAGGGAACTGGTAGAGCAAGACAAGGTTCTATTAGAGCGCCACAATGGATACATGGTGGTATAGTATTTGCTCCAAAGCCAAGAGATTACCGTATGTCTGTACCAAAGTCAATGAGAAGAGTTGCTTTCAAATCAGCTTTATCAGCTAAAGTAGCTGAAAATGAAATGATAGTAATTGATAGTTTAGAATTTGACTCACCAAAAACTAAGGCAATGTTAGAGGTTTTAAAAGCTTTCGATGCTAAGAAAACTTTAATAGTTGTTGAAACTTCAGATGAGAATGTTTATAAATCAGGAAGAAATATACCTGGAGTACAAGTTACACCAGTAAATAACTTGAATGTTTATGACATACTTAAATATGAAAAATTCATAGTTACAAAGGATGCTGTATCTAAGATTGAGGAGGTGTATATATAA
- the rplW gene encoding 50S ribosomal protein L23, translated as MKLTSHDIIRKPVITEKSMAVMADKKYTFIVDIHANKTQVKKAVEEVFGVVVENVRTLKNIGKTKRVGVHIGKRADFKKAIVTLTTESKTIEFFDGM; from the coding sequence ATGAAGCTAACTAGCCATGATATTATAAGAAAACCAGTAATTACTGAAAAAAGTATGGCGGTAATGGCTGATAAAAAATACACCTTTATAGTTGATATCCATGCAAATAAAACTCAGGTTAAAAAAGCAGTAGAAGAAGTATTTGGAGTTGTCGTTGAAAATGTAAGAACTTTAAAAAATATAGGTAAAACTAAAAGAGTTGGAGTTCACATTGGAAAAAGGGCAGACTTTAAAAAAGCTATTGTTACTTTAACAACAGAAAGTAAAACAATTGAGTTTTTTGATGGTATGTAA
- the rplB gene encoding 50S ribosomal protein L2: MAIKKFRPTTPSRRNMTMSDFEEITTDKPLKSLLVSTKRHGGRNNQGKITVRHRGGGAKQSYRIIDFKRNKDAIPAKVSTIEYDPNRSAYIALVVYADGEKRYIIAPVGLKVGDVIVSGADADIKIGNTLPIVNIPLGSTIHNIELQVGKGAQLVRSAGSSAQLMAKEGEYAQVRLPSGEVRYIRLNCRATIGTVSNLTHDIVNIGKAGRKRHLGFRPTVRGSVMNPNDHPHGGGEGKSPVGHASPMTPWGKPALGYKTRKTKKYSDKFIVKGKNRK, translated from the coding sequence ATGGCAATTAAAAAATTTAGACCCACCACACCTTCAAGAAGAAATATGACTATGTCTGATTTTGAAGAAATAACAACAGATAAGCCACTAAAATCACTTCTTGTAAGTACAAAAAGACATGGTGGTAGAAATAACCAAGGTAAGATAACTGTTCGTCACCGAGGTGGTGGAGCAAAACAGAGTTACAGAATAATTGATTTTAAGAGAAATAAAGATGCTATTCCAGCAAAAGTTTCTACAATTGAGTATGATCCAAACAGATCTGCTTACATAGCTCTTGTTGTTTATGCTGATGGTGAAAAAAGATACATAATCGCTCCAGTTGGTTTGAAAGTTGGAGATGTAATTGTATCCGGTGCCGATGCTGATATAAAAATTGGAAATACACTTCCAATAGTTAATATACCATTGGGTTCTACAATTCATAATATAGAATTACAAGTAGGAAAAGGTGCTCAACTTGTAAGATCTGCAGGTTCTTCAGCTCAGCTTATGGCTAAAGAAGGAGAATATGCTCAAGTAAGACTTCCAAGCGGTGAAGTAAGATATATTAGATTAAACTGTAGAGCTACTATAGGAACAGTTTCTAATTTAACTCACGACATTGTTAATATAGGTAAAGCAGGAAGAAAGAGACACTTAGGATTTAGACCTACAGTCAGAGGATCAGTAATGAATCCGAACGATCATCCACATGGTGGTGGAGAAGGTAAATCACCAGTTGGTCACGCTAGTCCGATGACTCCTTGGGGTAAACCAGCATTAGGATATAAAACTAGAAAAACCAAAAAATACTCTGACAAATTTATTGTCAAAGGTAAAAATAGAAAATAG
- the rpsS gene encoding 30S ribosomal protein S19 — protein sequence MSRSVKKGPYVQEVLLKRINEMNKNGEKKVIKTWSRSSTIFPQMIGHTIAVHDGRKHVPVYVLEDMVGHKLGEFALTRTFKGHIDRERTSKVR from the coding sequence GTGAGTAGATCAGTAAAAAAAGGACCTTATGTACAAGAAGTTCTGTTAAAAAGAATAAATGAAATGAACAAAAATGGTGAGAAAAAAGTAATAAAGACTTGGTCAAGAAGTTCTACTATTTTCCCACAAATGATAGGGCATACTATCGCAGTTCATGATGGAAGAAAACATGTGCCAGTTTATGTTTTAGAAGATATGGTAGGACATAAATTAGGAGAATTCGCATTAACTAGAACATTCAAAGGACACATTGACAGAGAAAGAACTAGCAAAGTAAGATAG
- the rplV gene encoding 50S ribosomal protein L22, protein MEAKAIAKYVRTSSMKMGIVLGLIRGKNVNEAFAILQYTPKNAAEVVNKVLKSAVANAENNLNLDINRLYVAEAYACQGPTLKRFRPRAQGRAYRIRKRSSHVTIIVTERS, encoded by the coding sequence ATGGAGGCTAAAGCTATAGCTAAATACGTAAGAACTTCTTCGATGAAAATGGGGATAGTTCTTGGGTTAATAAGAGGTAAAAATGTAAATGAAGCTTTTGCTATATTACAATACACTCCAAAAAATGCAGCTGAAGTAGTTAATAAAGTACTTAAATCAGCTGTAGCAAATGCAGAAAACAATTTAAATTTAGATATTAATAGACTATATGTTGCTGAAGCTTATGCATGCCAAGGTCCAACACTTAAGAGGTTTAGACCACGTGCACAAGGAAGAGCGTATAGAATAAGAAAAAGATCTAGTCATGTCACTATTATAGTTACAGAGAGATCATAA
- the rpsC gene encoding 30S ribosomal protein S3, which translates to MGQKIHPHGFRVGVIKDWSSKWYADKKNFSDNLVEDFKIRKFLKSKLYTAGISKIEIERAAKRVKINIHTAKPGMVIGRGGSGIEVIKLDMKKLVADKNVLINIVEVKQAENNAQLMSENVASQLEKRISFRRAMKQTIQRAMRSNVKGVKIACAGRLGGAEIARTEHYHEGTIPCQTLRADIDYGFAEANTVYGKIGVKVWVYRGEVLPTKKTVKEEVKA; encoded by the coding sequence GTGGGACAGAAAATACATCCACATGGCTTTAGAGTCGGTGTAATAAAGGATTGGAGTTCTAAATGGTATGCAGATAAGAAGAACTTTTCAGATAATCTTGTTGAAGATTTTAAGATTAGAAAATTCTTAAAAAGCAAACTTTATACAGCTGGAATTTCTAAGATTGAAATTGAAAGAGCAGCTAAAAGAGTTAAAATCAACATACACACTGCTAAGCCAGGAATGGTAATTGGTAGAGGTGGCTCTGGTATTGAAGTTATAAAACTTGATATGAAAAAATTAGTAGCAGATAAAAATGTTTTAATTAACATAGTAGAAGTTAAACAAGCAGAAAACAATGCTCAATTAATGTCAGAAAATGTTGCTTCTCAATTAGAAAAAAGAATTTCTTTTAGAAGAGCAATGAAACAGACAATTCAACGAGCTATGAGATCTAATGTAAAGGGAGTCAAAATTGCTTGTGCAGGAAGACTTGGCGGAGCTGAAATAGCTAGAACTGAACATTACCATGAAGGTACAATACCTTGTCAAACATTAAGAGCTGATATAGACTATGGATTTGCAGAAGCAAATACAGTATATGGTAAAATAGGCGTTAAAGTTTGGGTATATAGAGGTGAAGTTCTTCCTACAAAGAAAACCGTTAAGGAAGAAGTAAAAGCGTAA
- the rplP gene encoding 50S ribosomal protein L16: protein MLMPKRSKHRKVQRGRMRGKATRGNFIAYGDYALQAMECGWVKSNQIEAARVAINREVKRGGKVWIKIFPDKPVTEKPAETRMGSGKGSVEYWVAVVKPGRVLFEIAGVTEEAAREAMRLASHKLPIKTKFVSRKDFEEMGGEVIEG, encoded by the coding sequence ATGTTAATGCCTAAGAGATCTAAACATCGTAAGGTTCAACGTGGTAGAATGAGAGGAAAAGCTACAAGAGGAAACTTTATTGCATATGGTGATTATGCATTACAAGCTATGGAATGTGGCTGGGTTAAAAGTAATCAAATTGAAGCTGCCAGAGTTGCTATCAATAGAGAAGTTAAAAGAGGCGGTAAGGTTTGGATAAAAATCTTCCCTGATAAGCCAGTAACTGAAAAACCGGCTGAAACTCGTATGGGTTCAGGTAAAGGATCAGTAGAATATTGGGTAGCAGTTGTTAAGCCAGGTAGAGTCTTATTCGAAATCGCAGGAGTAACAGAAGAAGCAGCTAGAGAGGCAATGAGACTTGCTTCACACAAACTTCCAATAAAAACTAAGTTTGTATCTAGAAAAGATTTCGAGGAAATGGGTGGTGAAGTCATTGAAGGCTAA
- the rpmC gene encoding 50S ribosomal protein L29, with amino-acid sequence MKANELKELRQSNPQDLLVKMSDLKAELFNLRFQLATGQLENPMRIKQVKKSIAQIKTILRQEEIKALEQ; translated from the coding sequence TTGAAGGCTAATGAATTAAAAGAATTAAGACAAAGTAATCCTCAAGATTTACTAGTAAAAATGTCTGATCTAAAGGCAGAATTATTTAACCTTAGATTTCAGTTAGCTACAGGGCAACTAGAAAATCCTATGAGAATTAAGCAAGTAAAAAAATCTATAGCCCAAATTAAGACCATCCTTAGGCAAGAAGAAATAAAGGCTTTAGAACAGTAA
- the rpsQ gene encoding 30S ribosomal protein S17, which yields MERNNRKTRTGRVVSDKMDKTIVVAIETKVRHPLYGKIINTTTKFKAHDEKNEAKINDKVTIMETRPLSKDKRWRITGIVEKAK from the coding sequence GTGGAAAGAAATAATAGAAAAACAAGAACAGGTAGAGTAGTTTCTGATAAAATGGATAAGACAATAGTTGTTGCAATTGAAACAAAAGTTCGTCATCCATTATACGGAAAAATAATTAATACAACAACAAAATTTAAAGCTCATGATGAAAAGAATGAAGCTAAAATTAATGATAAAGTTACAATTATGGAAACTAGACCATTGTCTAAAGATAAAAGATGGAGAATTACTGGTATAGTTGAAAAAGCTAAATAA
- the rplN gene encoding 50S ribosomal protein L14, whose amino-acid sequence MIQQQSKLKVADNSGAKEIMCIRVLGGSKRKWGNISDTIVASVKSATPGGVVKKGEVVKAVIVRSVKGLRRADGTYVRFDDNAAVIIKDDKTPKGTRIFGPVARELRDKDFTKILSLAPEVL is encoded by the coding sequence ATGATACAACAGCAAAGTAAATTAAAAGTCGCAGATAATTCTGGTGCAAAAGAAATTATGTGTATTAGAGTATTAGGTGGTTCCAAGAGAAAATGGGGAAACATCAGTGACACAATAGTTGCTAGCGTAAAAAGTGCAACACCAGGTGGAGTTGTTAAAAAAGGTGAAGTTGTTAAAGCAGTTATAGTCAGATCAGTAAAAGGGTTAAGAAGAGCAGACGGAACATACGTTAGATTTGATGATAATGCTGCTGTTATTATAAAAGACGACAAAACCCCAAAAGGAACTCGTATATTCGGACCTGTTGCAAGGGAGTTAAGGGATAAAGACTTCACTAAGATCTTATCACTAGCGCCTGAAGTTCTATAA
- the rplX gene encoding 50S ribosomal protein L24, with amino-acid sequence MAVKKVHVKKNDSVMVISGKDKGKISEVLAVYPKTGKVLVKDVSVITKHQKPSKQNMQGGITHREAAINSSKVMLYCTKCKNVTRINSKILEDGTKVRVCKKCAETF; translated from the coding sequence ATGGCAGTTAAAAAAGTACACGTGAAAAAAAATGATTCAGTAATGGTTATTTCAGGTAAAGACAAAGGTAAAATAAGCGAAGTCTTAGCTGTATATCCTAAAACTGGTAAAGTTTTAGTGAAAGATGTTAGTGTAATTACAAAACATCAGAAACCAAGCAAACAAAATATGCAAGGTGGTATAACTCACAGAGAAGCAGCTATTAATAGTTCTAAGGTTATGTTATATTGTACAAAATGCAAAAATGTAACGAGAATAAATAGTAAGATTCTAGAAGATGGAACTAAGGTAAGAGTTTGCAAAAAATGTGCAGAAACATTTTAA
- the rplE gene encoding 50S ribosomal protein L5, with translation MSSRLQEKYEKEVVQALMEKFGYKNIMEVPKLEKIVLNMGVGEAKDNSKVLDAALSDMQIIAGQKPIITRAKKSIANFKLRENTPIGCKVTLRKAQMFEFADKLMNVALPRVRDFRGASSKAFDGRGNYAIGIKEQLIFPEIEYDKIDKIRGMDIIFVTTAKTDEEARELLRFLGMPFAQ, from the coding sequence ATGAGTTCAAGACTACAAGAAAAATATGAAAAAGAAGTAGTTCAAGCTTTAATGGAGAAATTCGGTTATAAAAATATAATGGAAGTTCCTAAGCTTGAGAAAATAGTATTGAATATGGGAGTTGGAGAAGCTAAAGATAATTCTAAGGTTTTAGATGCAGCGCTTAGTGATATGCAGATTATTGCAGGTCAAAAGCCAATCATAACAAGAGCAAAGAAATCTATAGCTAACTTTAAATTAAGAGAAAATACACCAATAGGGTGTAAAGTTACTTTAAGAAAAGCTCAAATGTTCGAATTTGCCGATAAATTAATGAACGTTGCATTACCTAGAGTTAGAGATTTTAGAGGAGCTTCTTCTAAAGCATTTGATGGTAGAGGGAATTATGCTATAGGAATTAAAGAACAACTTATTTTTCCTGAAATAGAATATGATAAAATTGATAAAATTAGAGGAATGGATATAATATTCGTTACTACAGCAAAGACAGACGAGGAAGCAAGAGAATTATTAAGATTCCTTGGAATGCCATTTGCTCAATAA
- a CDS encoding type Z 30S ribosomal protein S14, whose translation MARKALIEKWKKEPKYSTRAYTRCRLCGRPHSVLQKFGICRICFRELAHKGEIPGCRKASW comes from the coding sequence ATGGCACGTAAGGCTTTAATAGAGAAATGGAAAAAAGAACCTAAATATTCAACTAGAGCTTATACAAGATGCAGACTTTGCGGAAGACCACATTCAGTATTACAAAAATTTGGTATATGCCGTATCTGTTTTAGAGAACTTGCACACAAGGGAGAAATTCCTGGTTGCAGAAAAGCAAGTTGGTAA
- the rpsH gene encoding 30S ribosomal protein S8, whose translation MVMTDPIADLLTRIRNANVVRHEIVEVPSSTIKKEIANILLQEGYLKNIEEYNDGVVPMMRLAMKYGQNKERVITGLKRISKPGLRVYSKNEDIPKVLNGLGVAIISTSKGLVADREARKLGLGGEVICYIW comes from the coding sequence ATGGTTATGACTGACCCAATCGCAGATTTGCTAACACGTATAAGAAATGCAAATGTTGTAAGACATGAAATAGTAGAAGTACCTTCATCAACTATAAAGAAGGAAATAGCAAATATATTACTTCAAGAAGGGTACCTTAAAAATATCGAAGAGTACAATGATGGTGTCGTTCCTATGATGAGACTTGCAATGAAATATGGTCAAAACAAGGAAAGAGTTATCACTGGACTTAAGAGAATATCTAAACCTGGTTTAAGAGTATATTCTAAAAATGAAGATATTCCAAAAGTATTGAATGGATTAGGAGTTGCTATAATATCAACTTCTAAAGGATTAGTAGCAGATAGAGAAGCTAGAAAATTAGGCCTAGGCGGAGAAGTTATTTGTTATATTTGGTAG
- the rplF gene encoding 50S ribosomal protein L6 → MSRIGRLPVVIPNGVTVTVSPVNVVNVKGPKGELTQNMSTKMNIAMEDNTVVVTRPSDVKEHRALHGLTRSLINNMVIGVVEGYEKTLELVGVGYRAQLKDGKITLSLGYSHPVIIDAVPGIQFILPDANKIIVKGIDKQLVGAVAAEIRTWRKPEPYKGKGIRYSGEIVRRKEGKTGK, encoded by the coding sequence ATGTCAAGAATCGGAAGACTTCCAGTAGTTATACCTAATGGAGTAACTGTTACAGTTTCACCAGTGAATGTTGTTAATGTAAAAGGACCAAAAGGTGAACTAACTCAAAACATGAGTACTAAAATGAATATAGCTATGGAAGACAATACTGTGGTAGTTACAAGACCGAGTGATGTAAAAGAGCATAGAGCTCTTCATGGATTGACAAGATCATTAATAAACAATATGGTTATTGGTGTTGTAGAGGGATATGAGAAAACACTTGAATTAGTTGGCGTTGGTTATAGAGCTCAACTTAAAGATGGTAAAATAACATTAAGCCTCGGATATTCACATCCAGTTATAATTGATGCAGTTCCAGGAATCCAATTTATATTACCAGATGCTAATAAAATAATAGTAAAAGGTATTGATAAACAATTAGTTGGAGCTGTTGCAGCAGAAATAAGAACTTGGAGAAAACCAGAACCTTACAAAGGCAAAGGAATCAGATATTCTGGAGAAATTGTTAGACGTAAGGAAGGTAAAACAGGTAAATAA
- the rplR gene encoding 50S ribosomal protein L18, translating to MFKKDDRQKSRVKRHLRVRKKISGTAERPRLAVYRSEKNIYAQVIDDVAKITLVSASSIDKAFEPKVGSNKDAAKLVGKMIAERALEKGIKEVVFDRGGYVYHGRVQILAEGAREAGLKF from the coding sequence GTGTTCAAGAAAGACGATAGACAAAAGTCAAGAGTTAAGCGTCATCTTAGAGTTCGTAAAAAGATCTCTGGTACAGCAGAAAGACCAAGATTAGCTGTATATAGAAGTGAAAAGAACATATATGCTCAAGTAATAGATGATGTTGCAAAAATCACATTAGTTTCTGCTTCAAGCATAGATAAAGCTTTTGAACCAAAAGTAGGAAGTAATAAAGATGCGGCAAAATTAGTAGGTAAAATGATTGCTGAAAGAGCACTTGAAAAAGGAATAAAAGAAGTAGTATTTGACAGAGGCGGATATGTATATCACGGTAGAGTACAAATCCTCGCTGAAGGAGCAAGAGAAGCTGGACTTAAATTCTAA
- the rpsE gene encoding 30S ribosomal protein S5, whose amino-acid sequence MKIDPSTLDLKEKVVNINRVAKVVKGGRNFRFSALVVVGDENGHVGVGMGKSVEIPEAIRKGIEDAKKNLVNVAMVGTTIPHTIDGKFGTSVIHIMPGAEGTGVLAGGPVRAVLELSGLKDVRAKSLGSSNPRNVVNATIDGLSRLRTAEDVAKLRGKTVEEILR is encoded by the coding sequence ATGAAAATTGATCCTAGCACATTAGATCTTAAAGAAAAAGTAGTTAACATAAACAGAGTTGCTAAGGTTGTTAAAGGTGGAAGAAACTTCAGATTCAGCGCATTAGTTGTTGTTGGAGACGAAAACGGACACGTTGGCGTTGGTATGGGTAAATCTGTAGAAATTCCTGAAGCAATTAGAAAAGGAATAGAAGATGCTAAGAAAAATCTAGTAAACGTGGCTATGGTTGGAACAACTATTCCACATACTATTGATGGTAAGTTTGGTACTTCTGTTATACACATAATGCCTGGCGCTGAAGGTACAGGAGTTCTTGCTGGCGGTCCAGTTAGAGCGGTTCTAGAATTATCAGGATTAAAAGACGTTAGAGCTAAATCTTTAGGTTCTAGTAATCCTAGAAATGTAGTTAATGCTACTATTGATGGGTTATCAAGATTAAGAACAGCAGAAGACGTTGCTAAATTAAGAGGTAAGACTGTAGAAGAAATTTTAAGATAG
- the rpmD gene encoding 50S ribosomal protein L30 — protein sequence MAKVKITLVKSLIGRKKEHIATVNALGLRKIRKSVEHEETPQIKGMINKVIYLINVEQV from the coding sequence TTGGCTAAAGTTAAAATAACATTGGTTAAAAGCTTAATTGGTAGAAAGAAAGAACATATCGCTACTGTTAATGCTTTAGGATTAAGAAAAATACGAAAAAGTGTTGAGCACGAGGAAACTCCTCAGATCAAAGGCATGATTAACAAAGTAATATATCTAATAAATGTAGAGCAAGTATAA